The Proteiniborus ethanoligenes genome has a segment encoding these proteins:
- a CDS encoding ABC transporter ATP-binding protein produces MKNILEVKDLATYFFTDKGTVKAVDGVSYTMREGQTLGIVGESGCGKSINAMSILNLIERPGKIVSGSIKFNGEELVGVDPAKMRHYRGNEISMIFQEPMTSLNPVFRIRDQISESLMLHQNMKKEEAYEKSVELLKLVGIPRAEKVATDYPHQLSGGMRQRVMIAMALACDPKILIADEPTTALDVTIQAQILSLMNDLQRETNTAIMLITHDLGVVAQMAHHVLVMYSGKVVESAPVVELFKNPKHPYTQGLLASIPDLKEEKSRLNSIDGVVPNPFELPEGCYFAPRCKHAMDICLKKQPSTYDINSEHTASCFLYSKEGGDM; encoded by the coding sequence ATGAAAAACATATTAGAAGTTAAAGATCTTGCCACATATTTCTTTACTGACAAAGGTACAGTAAAGGCAGTAGATGGTGTATCTTATACTATGAGGGAAGGCCAAACCTTAGGCATAGTTGGAGAATCTGGATGTGGCAAAAGTATTAATGCCATGAGTATTTTAAACTTAATAGAAAGACCAGGTAAAATCGTTAGTGGTTCCATTAAATTTAATGGAGAAGAGTTAGTTGGTGTAGACCCAGCTAAGATGAGACATTATAGGGGTAATGAAATATCTATGATATTCCAAGAGCCTATGACATCATTAAACCCAGTATTTAGAATAAGAGATCAAATTTCCGAATCTTTAATGCTACATCAAAACATGAAAAAAGAAGAAGCTTATGAAAAATCAGTTGAACTTCTAAAACTAGTAGGAATTCCAAGGGCTGAAAAGGTAGCAACTGATTATCCACACCAATTATCAGGTGGTATGAGACAGAGAGTTATGATAGCTATGGCCCTTGCTTGTGATCCAAAGATATTAATTGCAGATGAGCCAACAACTGCATTAGACGTTACTATTCAGGCGCAGATTTTATCCTTGATGAATGATCTGCAAAGAGAAACAAATACTGCTATAATGCTGATTACTCATGATTTGGGTGTTGTAGCTCAAATGGCTCATCATGTTTTAGTAATGTATTCAGGAAAAGTTGTAGAGTCTGCTCCCGTTGTGGAGTTGTTTAAAAATCCTAAGCACCCTTATACACAAGGTTTGTTAGCATCTATTCCTGATTTAAAAGAAGAAAAATCGAGACTTAATAGTATAGATGGTGTTGTACCAAATCCATTTGAATTACCAGAAGGATGCTATTTTGCTCCTAGATGTAAGCATGCAATGGATATATGTCTTAAAAAGCAGCCTAGCACTTACGATATAAATAGTGAGCATACTGCTAGCTGCTTCTTATACTCGAAAGAGGGGGGAGATATGTAA
- the opp4C gene encoding oligopeptide ABC transporter permease, producing the protein MSVKVDDLDKNIKIKSKAVGPWQLAWERFRKNKVAVAGAILFIIIALSVIIVPMLSPYQMSEFELDNKNQPPSKQHWLGTDEQGRDVFLRIFLGGRISIMVGLMAAGVTVILGSLVGGIAGYYGGRIDNFLMRFAEIVNAIPFTPTVISISAALMFKVSSEKKMFAVMFLIGILSWPGLARIVRGQILSLREQEFMQATEALGLSATSKIVRHLLPNTLAFIIISATLGMAGAILTEAGLSFLGLGVAPPVPTWGNMVERARNTKVFTTMPWLWIPPGAMIMLTVVSINLLGEGLRDAFDPKESR; encoded by the coding sequence ATGTCTGTAAAAGTAGATGATTTAGATAAAAACATAAAAATCAAATCAAAGGCTGTAGGACCTTGGCAACTAGCTTGGGAAAGATTTAGAAAAAATAAAGTTGCAGTAGCTGGAGCAATACTATTCATTATAATTGCATTATCAGTAATAATTGTTCCAATGCTTTCGCCATATCAAATGTCAGAGTTTGAACTTGACAACAAAAACCAACCACCTTCTAAACAACACTGGCTAGGTACAGATGAACAAGGCAGAGATGTTTTCTTAAGAATATTTTTAGGTGGTAGAATTTCTATAATGGTTGGTCTTATGGCAGCAGGAGTAACAGTAATTTTAGGCTCATTAGTTGGAGGTATAGCAGGATACTATGGTGGGAGAATAGATAACTTCCTCATGAGGTTTGCTGAAATAGTTAATGCTATTCCATTTACACCTACTGTAATATCAATATCTGCAGCATTAATGTTTAAGGTCTCCTCTGAGAAGAAAATGTTTGCTGTTATGTTTCTTATAGGTATATTAAGCTGGCCTGGCTTAGCCCGTATAGTTAGAGGTCAAATATTATCCTTAAGAGAGCAAGAGTTTATGCAAGCTACAGAAGCTCTAGGGCTTTCAGCTACTTCTAAGATAGTACGTCATTTACTACCTAATACATTAGCGTTTATTATAATCAGTGCTACCCTAGGTATGGCTGGAGCTATATTAACTGAAGCAGGACTTTCATTTTTAGGCCTAGGTGTTGCACCACCAGTTCCTACTTGGGGAAATATGGTTGAAAGAGCAAGAAACACAAAAGTATTTACTACCATGCCTTGGTTATGGATTCCACCAGGAGCAATGATAATGCTTACCGTTGTTAGTATAAATTTATTGGGTGAAGGGCTAAGAGATGCCTTTGATCCTAAGGAAAGTAGGTAG
- a CDS encoding ABC transporter permease, translating into MLKYIGRRLLHLIPVLIIISIVIFTILEQMPGDPVNAYLGEGSAVTVEQQQMMRAKLGLDQPAPVRYLKWLGRTLTGDFGTSLKYRKPVNEVIGTFIWNSFLLNVVAMTLAFAIAIPVGIRSAVKKYGLFDNFWTVFSLTGVSMPSFFFALILIFFIAVPIKWIPLNGMRTVLLAAKGYPSKWAEILDVLKHMILPVTVLTISSLASLTRYVRNSVVEVINQDYIRTARSKGLTEKVVIYKHAFRNALLPIVTLLGMYLPGLFGGSILLETVFIWPGIGNILFKSIGDRDFSMLMAANVFYAILTVTGNLLADVSYALVDPRVKVE; encoded by the coding sequence ATGTTAAAATATATTGGACGTAGATTATTGCACCTAATACCTGTACTAATAATTATTTCAATAGTAATATTCACGATTCTAGAGCAGATGCCAGGAGATCCTGTTAATGCATATTTAGGAGAAGGCTCTGCAGTAACTGTTGAACAACAGCAGATGATGAGAGCAAAATTAGGATTAGACCAGCCTGCACCTGTTAGATATTTAAAGTGGTTAGGTAGAACACTTACAGGAGATTTTGGGACATCGCTTAAATATAGGAAGCCTGTAAATGAGGTTATAGGCACGTTTATATGGAATTCCTTCCTGTTAAATGTAGTGGCTATGACGTTGGCTTTTGCTATTGCTATTCCTGTAGGCATAAGGTCAGCAGTTAAAAAATATGGTTTGTTTGACAATTTCTGGACAGTATTTTCATTAACAGGGGTTTCTATGCCGTCCTTTTTCTTTGCACTTATACTTATATTTTTTATAGCAGTCCCTATTAAATGGATACCTTTAAATGGTATGAGAACTGTTCTGCTTGCTGCAAAGGGATACCCAAGTAAATGGGCAGAGATATTAGACGTTTTAAAGCACATGATATTGCCTGTTACCGTATTGACTATTTCAAGCTTAGCAAGCCTTACAAGATATGTAAGAAACTCTGTAGTTGAGGTAATTAACCAAGATTATATTAGAACAGCTAGATCAAAAGGACTTACTGAAAAGGTTGTTATTTATAAGCATGCATTTAGAAATGCACTTTTACCTATTGTTACACTATTAGGTATGTACCTACCTGGTTTGTTTGGTGGTTCAATACTACTAGAAACAGTATTTATTTGGCCAGGAATTGGTAACATATTATTCAAATCAATTGGTGATAGAGACTTCTCTATGCTTATGGCTGCCAATGTTTTCTATGCAATATTGACTGTAACAGGCAATTTGCTGGCAGATGTATCATATGCATTGGTAGATCCTAGAGTCAAGGTAGAATAG
- a CDS encoding ABC transporter substrate-binding protein, producing MMKKSIIFLLVLTLAFSAFLVGCTPKEQPVDQPKNDQPADTGEKTEDPVVVEEPSGTLVVGITEASGNFNPLYYSSAYDGYVVDMVFEGLIARNFDGEYEGVLAESWEYSNNDTTITFKMRQDKKFSDGTPVTAHDIVFAYQVLADPSYTGRYGAAVKDMKGYTDYVEGKTEVFEGAKALDDYTVEFNFELPLRTNFANCGYPAMPRHHYGKDFAYNNTAGVEAITGDVMGSGPYKVELFQEKEFVSLTRNENYVGEGYLIKDIILKFVDQTTDIVELTTGEVDLLAGMIEPDKINQAKNAGKQFNSYPRSGYGYVKLNCEWGPTADPKVRQALYYAFNREEFVNSYFKDEETGIVIAGTQAHPFSQISWALDDKIKAELNNYDFDLEKAKTLLEEAGWKLNSQGFREKDGKVMEMNIAAMPDHDILATLIPMWERDWGKGLGVKLNIAYLEFNTILDYVIYNSDANYDKWSLFFLATSINSPDPHTLYSSFHSDYVGSGKDNTSRYKNPKVDELLDKGKTIMDIEEAKPVYQEVVKILNEEAVMMPVYVNTYFDLYDAKLTNFTTSSLYNWVAALKDAKVAE from the coding sequence ATGATGAAAAAAAGTATTATCTTTTTACTAGTGCTAACATTAGCATTTTCAGCATTTTTAGTTGGCTGTACACCAAAAGAGCAACCAGTTGATCAACCAAAAAATGATCAACCAGCTGATACTGGTGAAAAAACAGAAGATCCAGTAGTAGTAGAAGAACCAAGTGGTACTTTAGTTGTAGGTATTACTGAAGCATCAGGTAACTTTAACCCACTATATTATTCATCAGCTTATGATGGATACGTAGTAGATATGGTATTTGAAGGACTTATTGCTAGAAACTTCGATGGGGAATACGAAGGTGTACTAGCTGAGTCATGGGAATACTCAAACAATGATACAACTATTACTTTCAAAATGCGTCAAGACAAAAAGTTCTCAGACGGAACTCCTGTAACTGCGCATGACATAGTATTTGCTTACCAAGTGTTAGCTGACCCATCCTACACAGGAAGATACGGAGCAGCTGTTAAAGACATGAAGGGCTATACAGACTATGTTGAAGGAAAAACAGAGGTATTCGAAGGCGCTAAAGCACTAGATGATTACACTGTTGAGTTTAACTTTGAATTACCATTAAGAACTAACTTTGCTAACTGTGGTTATCCAGCAATGCCAAGACATCACTATGGTAAAGACTTTGCTTATAACAACACAGCTGGTGTTGAAGCAATTACTGGTGATGTAATGGGTTCAGGACCATACAAAGTTGAATTATTCCAAGAAAAAGAATTCGTATCTTTAACTCGTAATGAAAATTATGTAGGAGAAGGATACTTAATCAAAGATATTATCCTTAAATTCGTTGACCAAACTACTGATATAGTTGAATTAACTACTGGCGAAGTAGATTTATTAGCTGGTATGATTGAGCCAGACAAAATTAACCAAGCTAAAAACGCTGGTAAGCAATTTAACTCATATCCTAGAAGTGGATACGGATATGTTAAGCTAAACTGTGAGTGGGGACCAACAGCAGATCCTAAAGTTCGTCAAGCTCTATACTATGCATTCAATAGAGAAGAGTTTGTAAACAGCTACTTTAAAGATGAAGAAACAGGCATCGTTATAGCTGGAACTCAAGCTCATCCATTTTCACAAATTTCATGGGCATTAGATGACAAGATTAAAGCTGAATTAAACAACTATGACTTTGATCTTGAAAAAGCTAAAACACTTCTAGAAGAAGCTGGCTGGAAATTAAATTCACAAGGCTTCCGTGAAAAAGATGGTAAAGTTATGGAAATGAACATAGCTGCAATGCCAGACCATGATATATTAGCTACATTAATCCCTATGTGGGAAAGAGACTGGGGTAAAGGATTAGGAGTTAAGCTTAATATTGCATACCTAGAGTTCAACACTATACTTGACTATGTAATCTATAACTCAGATGCTAACTATGACAAATGGAGCTTATTCTTCTTAGCTACTTCAATAAATTCTCCAGATCCACATACTCTATATTCATCATTCCATTCAGACTATGTAGGAAGTGGAAAAGACAATACATCTAGATATAAGAATCCTAAGGTAGACGAACTACTTGACAAAGGTAAGACTATAATGGATATAGAAGAAGCTAAACCAGTTTACCAAGAAGTAGTTAAGATATTAAACGAAGAAGCTGTTATGATGCCAGTATATGTTAACACATACTTTGACCTATACGATGCAAAATTAACTAATTTCACAACAAGCTCACTATATAACTGGGTAGCTGCATTAAAGGATGCAAAAGTAGCAGAATAG
- a CDS encoding erythromycin esterase family protein, with protein MNNNRKLTMLLTFALSIAIIFSNFGLIKAYGASDLNGDLKESLISIETTKSEDYMEDLKPLKEVLKDKKVIGIGESTLGSKEFVEIKHRLAQFLVEEMDFRLFAIDAEFADVKVVNDYILNGNGSKDDVLWALRHFIWSTSKVEGDISIIEPYAYLASWTTREMWDMIEWMKTYNHNALDDAKIKFYGIDMELPENSIDDLFEYLYIVDAGAGSKYSRRLSDLVSIHGFNFKHPQHRPIGLFSGMMEELSKEFKANKQQYINASSETEYIIANQDLNSILQWIDYRGTNLNSGANEALSRRSYHMAENIKWILDFEEQFHNQQIVILSHNSHISKKVNNYKSLGEHLNNIYEDKYYAIGLDFYEGRFRAFPVNLWGTPISHYLAKFNINSSSKNTLAYNLEKTGLPISFLDFNTASKNENILKLLSKEQSIHNIGIMYPGKYVPSKYVPELSNPFSNVVPLEAYNGFLFVKTISETTGVYDLRDTRVEDGDNELVSHYLHIVFGQIYFLIGVIIVVLLIILFVRRKIKVKKSGRGARYPNSSRWD; from the coding sequence TTGAACAACAATAGAAAACTAACTATGTTATTAACTTTTGCTTTGTCTATAGCCATCATATTCTCTAACTTTGGGTTAATTAAAGCTTATGGAGCTAGTGATTTAAATGGAGATTTAAAAGAAAGTCTTATTTCTATAGAGACTACAAAATCTGAAGATTATATGGAGGATCTTAAACCTCTGAAGGAGGTACTGAAGGATAAAAAAGTAATTGGTATAGGTGAATCTACCTTAGGGTCAAAGGAATTTGTTGAGATTAAGCATCGTTTAGCTCAATTCTTGGTTGAGGAAATGGATTTTAGATTATTTGCTATAGACGCAGAATTTGCAGATGTTAAGGTGGTAAATGATTATATTTTAAACGGTAATGGGAGTAAGGATGATGTTCTTTGGGCATTGAGACATTTTATATGGTCTACCTCAAAGGTAGAAGGAGATATTTCAATAATTGAACCCTATGCTTATTTGGCATCCTGGACTACAAGGGAAATGTGGGATATGATTGAATGGATGAAAACATATAACCATAATGCCTTAGATGATGCCAAGATAAAGTTTTATGGCATAGACATGGAACTACCTGAAAACAGTATTGATGATTTATTTGAATACTTGTACATTGTAGATGCTGGAGCAGGATCAAAATATAGCAGAAGATTATCAGATTTAGTCTCTATTCATGGATTTAATTTTAAGCATCCTCAGCATAGACCAATAGGCTTGTTTTCAGGCATGATGGAGGAACTATCTAAAGAGTTTAAAGCCAACAAACAACAATATATTAATGCTTCTTCGGAAACAGAGTATATTATTGCTAATCAGGATTTAAATTCTATTTTGCAATGGATTGACTATAGGGGCACAAACTTAAATTCTGGAGCAAATGAAGCTCTAAGCCGCCGAAGCTATCATATGGCTGAAAATATAAAATGGATACTCGATTTTGAAGAGCAGTTCCATAATCAGCAGATTGTAATACTATCACACAATAGCCATATATCTAAGAAGGTCAACAATTATAAATCTTTAGGAGAACACCTTAATAATATATATGAAGATAAATATTATGCTATAGGTCTTGATTTTTATGAAGGAAGATTTAGGGCTTTCCCTGTTAATTTATGGGGTACTCCTATATCTCATTATCTTGCAAAATTCAACATAAATTCATCATCAAAGAATACATTGGCATATAATTTAGAAAAAACAGGCTTACCTATTTCTTTTTTAGATTTTAATACTGCTTCAAAGAATGAAAATATACTTAAGCTTTTATCCAAGGAGCAATCAATACATAATATTGGTATTATGTATCCTGGAAAATATGTTCCATCTAAATATGTTCCTGAGCTCTCCAATCCTTTTTCTAATGTAGTGCCTTTAGAAGCTTATAATGGCTTTTTATTTGTTAAGACAATATCTGAGACTACTGGTGTTTATGATTTAAGAGATACAAGAGTAGAAGATGGTGATAATGAATTAGTTAGTCATTACTTACATATAGTCTTTGGCCAAATATATTTTTTAATAGGGGTTATCATAGTTGTATTATTGATAATTTTATTCGTTAGAAGGAAAATCAAAGTCAAAAAATCAGGTCGAGGTGCAAGATATCCTAATTCTAGTAGATGGGATTAG
- a CDS encoding GNAT family N-acetyltransferase, with translation MFVGKKVKLRGLKMEDVERAYEYMSDPEVLLNLSPGIPYPMTLERERQWFESQIEMKDTYNFSIEDIETGLYIGGCGINKIDWKNSIATVGIYIGDRDFRDKGYGTEAMRLLIHFIFNQMNINRIQLFVFSFNERAISSYKKNGFIEEGRMKQAVYRNGEYHDEIVMAILRENYIKSI, from the coding sequence ATGTTTGTAGGCAAAAAAGTGAAGTTGAGAGGTTTGAAAATGGAGGATGTAGAGCGAGCATATGAATATATGTCAGATCCAGAAGTATTACTTAATCTAAGTCCTGGAATACCATATCCAATGACTTTAGAAAGAGAAAGGCAATGGTTTGAGAGCCAGATTGAAATGAAGGATACCTATAACTTTTCCATAGAAGATATAGAGACAGGTCTTTATATAGGTGGCTGTGGGATAAACAAAATTGATTGGAAAAACAGTATTGCCACAGTGGGTATTTATATTGGTGATAGGGACTTTAGAGATAAGGGCTATGGAACAGAAGCCATGAGACTTTTAATCCATTTTATATTTAATCAGATGAATATTAATAGAATTCAGCTTTTTGTTTTTTCATTTAATGAAAGAGCTATTAGCTCATATAAGAAAAATGGTTTTATTGAAGAAGGTAGAATGAAGCAAGCAGTATATAGAAATGGGGAGTACCATGATGAAATAGTAATGGCTATTCTAAGAGAAAATTACATTAAATCAATATGA